A genomic segment from Hippoglossus stenolepis isolate QCI-W04-F060 chromosome 3, HSTE1.2, whole genome shotgun sequence encodes:
- the LOC118105052 gene encoding protein shisa-5, whose amino-acid sequence MASGLCGVVVLVLCAFLAHNVFARDSDCDSYTDLSNVYHAHKTCYRGFCCGTCYNRYCCQDTFSYLSESKQEDCYVPSLVTYTSPFHMIIGIVSLVIVLLTLICCCVCPCCCLYKICRKPRPVVATTTHTTVISSTPLNYPQQPTATPGHPQSFQGPQYQPYQPVPVQPGYGSQPMPQAYGAQPMPQAYGAQPMPPVPYQGQPFTPGPPPTYQEATGPTYPPNPMPYSQAAFSPSQPAYPPQPPAQPGPNAPLAHTDFLTQPAYNPEYIAPRTG is encoded by the exons ATGGCGTCAGGCCTGTGCGGTGTTGTTGTGCTCGTCCTCTGTGCCTTTCTGGCCCATAATGTATTCG CCAGGGACTCAGACTGTGATTCCTACACAGATTTGAGCAACGTTTATCACGCACACAAAACGTGCTACCGTGGGTTTTGCTGTGGTACCTGCTACAACAGATACTGTTGTCAAGATACTTTCAGTTACCTTTCTGAGAGCAAACAAGAAGACTg ttatgTCCCGTCGCTTGTGACTTATACTTCACCGTTCCACATGATCATCGGTATTGTCAGCCTCGTCATCGTGTTGCTCACcctcatctgctgctgtgtctgtccctgctgctgcctgtaCAAAATTTGCCGCAAGCCACGAC CTGTGGTAGCTACCACCACCCACACAACAGTGATCAGCAGCACGCCTCTGAATTACCCTCAGCAGCCGACTGCAACACCCGGCCATCCTCAGTCCTTCCAGGGGCCCCAGTACCAGCCCTACCAGCCCGTACCAGTGCAGCCAGGATATGGATCCCAGCCCATGCCCCAGGCGTATGGAGCTCAGCCCATGCCCCAGGCGTATGGAGCTCAGCCCATGCCCCCAGTACCCTACCAGGGACAGCCGTTCACACCAGGGCCACCTCCAACATATCAGGAAGCCA CTGGTCCCACCTACCCTCCCAACCCGATGCCTTACAGCCAGGCTGCGTTCTCCCCCAGCCAGCCAGCGTACCCTCCACAGCCTCCTGCCCAGCCGGGGCCCAATGCTCCGCTCGCCCACACAGACTTCCTTACGCAGCCCGCATACAACCCAGAATATATCGCACCCCGGACTGGATAA
- the alas1 gene encoding 5-aminolevulinate synthase, nonspecific, mitochondrial, which translates to MDVIVRRCPFLARVPQAFLQQSKKSLVVYAQRCPIMMELASKPMAPAMVRALCSSSSNHRTEDTMSAVGGPKQEVEPSRPAGHPMPAQGQAVASKCPFLAAEMGQKNSSVVRQVGMEFQEDVQEVRTVQKEVSPSQLKKPSLASSIQGSGGEQIDLMKTLLKQRPKRVSHLLQDNLPGSLSPFHYDEFFEKKIEEKKSDHTYRVFKTVNRLASEFPMADNFTGSLVEKREVSVWCSNDYLGMSRHPRVVQSIMETLRKHGSGAGGTRNISGTSKFHVELEQELADLHKKDAALLFTSCFVANDSTLFTLAKMLPGCEIYSDAGNHASMIMGIKNSGAKKFIFRHNDVADLRKMLQKGDPTKPKIVAFETVHSMDGAVCPLEEMCDVAHEFGAITFVDEVHAVGLYGARGGGIGDRDGVMHKMDIVSGTLGKAFGCVGGYIASTSTLVDMVRSYAAGFIFTTSLPPMLLAGARQSIQVLKGEEGRTLRRKHQRNVKLLRQMLMDSGLPVVHCPSHIIPVRVSDAEKNTEVCDIMMSRHNIYVQAINYPTVARGDELLRIAPTPHHTPEMMKYFVERLVHTWKEAGLQLKPHSSAECTFCQQPLHFEVMSEREKSYFSGLSHPISACG; encoded by the exons ATGGATGTCATTGTGCGTCGCTGTCCGTTCTTGGCTCGTGTGCCCCAGGCCTTTCTCCAGCAGTCCAAGAAATCTCTGGTGGTGTATGCCCAGCGATGCCCCATCATGATGGAGCTGGCCTCAAAGCCTATGGCTCCGGCGATGGTACGGGCCCTCTGCTCATCCTCCTCCAACCACAGGACTGAGGACACCATGTCTGCTGTTGGAG GCCCCAAACAAGAAGTGGAGCCCAGCCGGCCTGCTGGTCACCCTATGCCCGCCCAAGGCCAGGCTGTGGCCTCCAAATGCCCTTTCCTGGCTGCTGAGATGGGCCAGAAGAACAGCAGTGTGGTCCGCCAGGTCGGCATGGAGTTCCAAGAGGATGTTCAGGAAGTCCGCACTGTCCAGAAAG AGGTTTCCCCTTCCCAGCTGAAGAAGCCGTCCTTGGCCAGCAGCATTCAGGGCAGTGGAGGGGAGCAGATTGACCTAATGAAGACCCTCTTGAAACAGAGACCTAAAAGGGTTTCCCACTTGCTGCAGGACAACTTGCCAGGAAGTC TGTCCCCCTTCCATTATGATGAATTTTTCGAGAAGAAGATcgaggagaagaagagtgaCCACACATATCGCGTGTTTAAGACCGTGAATCGTCTGGCCAGCGAGTTCCCCATGGCCGACAACTTCACTGGCTCTCTAGTGGAAAAGAGGGAGGTGTCTGTGTGGTGCAGCAACGACTACCTGGGCATGAGTCGACACCCCCGGGTCGTGCAGTCAATCAT GGAAACTTTACGAAAACATGGGTCGGGGGCCGGAGGCACCAGGAACATTTCTGGGACCAGTAAATTCCACGTGGAGCTGGAACAAGAACTGGCCGACCTCCACAAGAAGGACGCTGcgctgctcttcacctcctgcttTGTGGCCAATGACTCTACCCTCTTCACCCTCGCCAAGATGTTGCCTG GTTGTGAGATCTACTCAGACGCAGGCAACCATGCCTCAATGATCATGGGAATCAAGAACAGCGGTGCTAAGAAATTTATTTTCCGCCACAACGATGTGGCCGATCTGCGAAAGATGCTGCAGAAGGGAGATCCCACCAAACCGAAGATCGTGGCCTTTGAGACCGTCCACTCCATGGATG gcgctgtgtgtccgctggAGGAGATGTGCGACGTGGCCCACGAGTTTGGTGCCATCACGTTCGTAGACGAGGTTCACGCTGTGGGCCTGTATGGCGCCAGGGGCGGGGGCATCGGAGACAGAGATGGTGTCATGCACAAGATGGATATCGTCTCAGGGACACTAG GCAAGGCTTTCGGCTGTGTAGGCGGGTACATCGCAAGTACTTCCACCCTGGTTGACATGGTGCGTTCGTACGCCGCTGGTTTCATCTTCACCACCTCACTGCCTCCGATGCTGTTGGCGGGAGCCCGGCAGTCCATCCAGGTCCTCAAAGGGGAAGAGGGTCGCACTCTGAGACGCAAACACCAGCGCAACGTCAAGCTGCTcagacagatgctgatggaCTCGGGGCTGCCCGTGGTGCACTGTCCCAGCCACATCATCCCCGTCCGG GTGTCAGACGCAGAGAAAAATACTGAAGtgtgtgacatcatgatgaGTCGTCACAACATCTACGTGCAGGCCATCAACTATCCCACCGTTGCCAGGGGAGACGAGCTCTTGCGTATCGCACCAACACCTCACCACACTCCTGAGATGATGAAATACTTTGTTG AGAGGCTGGTGCACACATGGAAGGAGGCGGGTCTGCAGCTGAAGCCCCACTCCTCGGCAGAGTGCACCTTCTGTCAGCAGCCGCTGCACTTTGAGGTGATGAGCGAGCGAGAAAAGTCTTACTTCAGTGGCCTCAGCCACCCTATCTCAGCCTGTGGGTAA